Proteins from a genomic interval of Zingiber officinale cultivar Zhangliang chromosome 1B, Zo_v1.1, whole genome shotgun sequence:
- the LOC122035795 gene encoding uncharacterized protein LOC122035795, protein MATSIVRMKMRLSKGSQVEVQRWDGQSSYSWRCADVVSGNGRYYLVRIHGATASPAAVLERVPRKFIRPQPAPIGLRALYSWSPGDEVEALVDHAWWPAVVTAVGYGKVVVYLLGKMRKVRVRACELRLRRQWVDNQWTLVDKEPREAIISSGFSAAAESCNVAGRQSRIIKEDEEEEQRGGVVLRDSGCCSSVGSCS, encoded by the exons ATGGCGACGTCGATCGTGAGGATGAAGATGCGGCTGAGCAAGGGGAGCCAGGTCGAGGTCCAGCGGTGGGACGGTCAGTCGTCCTACTCCTGGCGCTGCGCCGACGTCGTCTCCGGCAATGGCCGGTACTACCTCGTCCGTATCCACGGGGCCACCGCGTCCCCGGCCGCGGTGCTCGAGCGAGTCCCCCGCAAGTTTATCAGGCCGCAGCCGGCCCCGATTGGCCTCCGCGCCCTCTACTCCTGGAGCCCTGGTGACGAGGTGGAGGCGCTCGTTGACCACGCCTGGTGGCCGGCTGTGGTTACCGCCGTCGGCTACGGGAAGGTCGTCGTCTACCTCCTCGGGAAGATGAGGAAGGTCAGAGTCCGCGCGTGCGAGCTTCGGCTGAGGAGGCAGTGGGTCGACAACCAGTGGACGCTAGTCGATAAG GAACCTAGGGAGGCCATAATTTCCAGTGGATTTTCGGCGGCGGCTGAGTCATGCAACGTTGCCGGCCGACAGAGCAGAATCATCAaagaagatgaggaagaagagcagagGGGGGGCGTTGTTTTAAGAGATTCTGGTTGTTGTTCCTCCGTTGGAAGTTGCAGTTGA